The DNA sequence GTTTGCGCCAGCGCTTTATTTGGTCACGCAGGACGTCGGCCCAGATGTCCGCACCGTGATCCATGGTGTATTCTTGGAGAATTTTTTCTCGGCTGGCGCGGGAGAATTCAGCCCAGCGATTTGGCTCGGCCAGCAGCTTTTTAATCGCGCCGGTTAAGGCCTCGGTCGAGTCGTCGAGAATGTAGCCATTGACGCCGTCTTCGATTAATTCCGGGATGCCGCTTTTATTAAAACGACAGATCGGAACCACGCCGCAGGCCATGGCCTCCATGAGTGCAATGGGTAGCCCTTCGTAGTCGGACAGCAGGACGATGACGTGGCACTGCAGCATCGTGTCCTGAATTTCCGTGCTAGGGATGGAGCCGCCAAAATAGACCGGCAAGCCTTGGCCGATTTCTGTCAAGAGTGCGGCAGCGGCATCCTTTTCAGGGCCGTCGCCGTAGAGATATAGCTCAACGCCGGGCACTTCTTTGGCCGTGTGGCAAAATGCGCGGACGACGTTGAGTATCTTCTTTTGCTCGGTGACTAACCGGCCAAAGAAGCCGATGCGCAGTTTACCGGTGGGAGGCGATACGCATCGACCCGGAACCGGCGCTCCATAGGGAATGCGGTAAACGCTGGTGGCGTCACTTGCGCAGGAGTTGATCTGGCGCTTCAGCTCACGGG is a window from the Cerasicoccus sp. TK19100 genome containing:
- a CDS encoding glycosyltransferase family 4 protein, with product MTEKPHITFCAFDKPGNIGGPASWLIWLMPALQKRGFAIHCLVFLHTGEDGPLVKFLEQNKIPHAKTHNPHYVQDSIRWTLAQLQQTPTDVFLPNVVTSAFYACKWVRQAGIATVGILHSDYEYCDALQEEFVAGQRDFRLSGMVGVSRELKRQINSCASDATSVYRIPYGAPVPGRCVSPPTGKLRIGFFGRLVTEQKKILNVVRAFCHTAKEVPGVELYLYGDGPEKDAAAALLTEIGQGLPVYFGGSIPSTEIQDTMLQCHVIVLLSDYEGLPIALMEAMACGVVPICRFNKSGIPELIEDGVNGYILDDSTEALTGAIKKLLAEPNRWAEFSRASREKILQEYTMDHGADIWADVLRDQIKRWRKPGRINIPKWISLPSPNPAINNAGERKRPIQSYLKHKAVRSRMFAGKIKRIIIPRA